A region of Thiofilum sp. DNA encodes the following proteins:
- the ftsH gene encoding ATP-dependent zinc metalloprotease FtsH: MWRSSLNDLTKNLLIWVVIAFVLIVVFSKFSTTTQPGAVLSYSEFIQNVRNHAVREVDIRGQKITGITVNGERFVTYSPPNDPKMVDDLLANNVKFKAAPPEERSILWDIIISWVPFLLIIGLWIYIMRQMQGGGGRGGAMSFGKSRARMMTEDQVKVNFNDVAGCDEAKEEVGELVEFLRDPGKFQKLGGKIPRGVLMVGSPGTGKTLLAKAIAGEAKVPFFSISGSDFVEMFVGVGASRVRDMFDQAKKHAPCIIFIDEIDAVGRQRGAGLGGGHDEREQTLNQLLVEMDGFEGSEGIIVIAATNRPDVLDPALLRPGRFDRQVVVPLPDVRGREHILKVHMRKVPLGDDVRPELIARGTPGFSGADLANLVNEAALFAARSNKRTVNMHEFEKAKDKIMMGAERKSMVMKEEEKRATAYHEAGHAIVGMNVPEHDPVYKVSIIPRGRALGVTMYLPEEDRYSASKQRLESQISSLYGGRIAEELIYGPEGVTTGASNDIERATSIARNMVTKWGLSSRMGPLAYSEDEGEVFLGRSVTQQKHMSDDTAHAIDEEVRKVIDRNYQRAKTILTDNISVLHAMAEALIKYETIDRAQIEALMSGDEPPPPADWTDSDSGKKVGTPPKNTDTGSTGDTPVPAA, encoded by the coding sequence ATGTGGAGAAGTTCTTTGAACGATTTGACTAAAAATTTACTGATATGGGTGGTCATCGCCTTTGTACTAATCGTGGTGTTCAGTAAATTTAGCACCACCACACAACCCGGTGCCGTATTATCTTATTCTGAGTTTATTCAAAACGTGCGTAATCATGCGGTGCGTGAAGTGGATATTCGCGGTCAAAAAATTACGGGCATCACGGTGAATGGTGAGCGTTTTGTTACTTATAGCCCGCCTAATGACCCTAAAATGGTCGATGACCTATTAGCTAATAATGTAAAGTTTAAGGCAGCTCCCCCAGAAGAGCGCTCTATTCTTTGGGACATTATTATTAGTTGGGTTCCGTTTTTACTGATTATTGGGTTATGGATTTACATCATGCGCCAAATGCAAGGCGGTGGTGGACGTGGCGGCGCGATGTCATTTGGTAAAAGCCGCGCACGCATGATGACTGAAGATCAGGTCAAGGTGAACTTTAATGATGTGGCTGGCTGTGATGAGGCTAAGGAAGAAGTCGGTGAATTAGTCGAATTTTTGCGTGACCCCGGTAAGTTTCAAAAATTGGGTGGCAAAATTCCGCGTGGCGTATTGATGGTGGGTTCTCCGGGTACAGGTAAGACACTACTGGCTAAAGCCATTGCAGGTGAAGCTAAAGTACCTTTCTTTAGTATTTCAGGTTCCGACTTTGTGGAGATGTTCGTAGGGGTAGGTGCATCACGGGTACGTGATATGTTCGACCAAGCTAAAAAACACGCTCCTTGCATTATCTTTATTGATGAAATTGATGCGGTAGGTCGTCAACGTGGTGCGGGTCTAGGCGGTGGGCATGATGAACGTGAGCAAACCTTAAACCAACTACTCGTTGAAATGGACGGCTTTGAAGGCTCAGAAGGTATTATTGTCATTGCGGCGACTAACCGTCCCGACGTATTAGACCCAGCGTTACTGCGTCCCGGTCGTTTTGACCGTCAAGTTGTTGTACCTTTACCCGATGTACGTGGGCGCGAGCACATTCTAAAAGTGCATATGCGTAAAGTGCCTTTAGGCGATGATGTACGTCCAGAATTGATTGCGCGTGGTACACCCGGTTTCTCTGGAGCGGATCTAGCTAATTTGGTCAATGAAGCTGCTTTATTTGCTGCACGCTCTAATAAGCGTACCGTGAATATGCACGAATTTGAAAAAGCCAAAGATAAAATCATGATGGGCGCTGAACGCAAGTCCATGGTGATGAAAGAGGAAGAAAAGCGTGCTACCGCTTATCATGAGGCGGGTCATGCGATTGTCGGTATGAATGTACCTGAACACGATCCAGTGTATAAAGTTAGTATCATTCCACGCGGTCGCGCTTTAGGTGTCACCATGTATCTGCCTGAAGAAGATCGCTATAGTGCTTCTAAGCAACGCTTAGAAAGCCAGATTTCAAGCCTCTACGGTGGACGGATTGCGGAAGAGCTTATTTATGGTCCAGAAGGTGTGACTACAGGTGCGTCTAATGATATTGAACGGGCAACCAGTATTGCTCGTAATATGGTCACTAAATGGGGCTTGTCTAGTCGTATGGGGCCATTAGCCTACTCAGAAGATGAGGGTGAAGTGTTCTTAGGACGCTCAGTCACTCAGCAAAAGCATATGTCCGATGACACGGCGCATGCTATTGATGAAGAGGTGCGCAAGGTTATTGATCGCAATTACCAACGGGCCAAAACCATTCTGACTGATAATATTTCGGTGTTACATGCCATGGCTGAAGCATTAATTAAGTACGAAACCATTGATCGTGCACAAATTGAAGCTTTAATGAGCGGTGATGAACCTCCACCACCTGCCGATTGGACAGATAGTGATTCAGGTAAAAAAGTGGGTACTCCGCCTAAAAATACCGATACTGGTAGTACAGGGGATACTCCCGTGCCAGCGGCCTAG